The following proteins are co-located in the Macaca thibetana thibetana isolate TM-01 chromosome 6, ASM2454274v1, whole genome shotgun sequence genome:
- the C6H5orf47 gene encoding uncharacterized protein C5orf47 homolog, with the protein MAAAGRGREQDSARFVYVTRFGSHQCGGVLQLGGRGAQGLSGQGSRAGCRQKPRAAPAVAGVQGGSELPSGSRPRVATTLGVEAAAPASSQLRTSSVRSGTKPSARAGLIQKDAAKKFDFPIPLNEASKIMKKKKKVLVWNTVYKVISRMLEENEKYRHRLKCQRLSSESSNYTR; encoded by the exons ATGGCGGCGGCAGGCCGGGGTCGGGAGCAGGACTCGGCGCGCTTCGTCTATGTGACGCGCTTCGGCTCGCATCAGTGCGGTGGCGTCCTGCAGCTAGGCGGCCGCGGAGCTCAAGGCCTTTCGGGTCAGGGGTCCAGGGCTGGCTGTCGCCAGAAGCCGAGGGCAGCACCGGCGGTGGCGGGAGTCCAGGGTGGCAGTGAGTTGCCCTCTGGTTCCCGGCCCAGGGTTGCCACGACCCTTGGTGTGGAGGCCGCggcccctgcctcctcccagctgCGGACGTCGAGCGTGCGAAGCGGCACCAAACCGTCGGCGCGTGCAG GTTTAATCCAGAAGGATGCAGCTAAAAAGTTTGATTTTCCCATACCATTGAATGAAGCTtccaaaataatgaagaaaaagaaaaag GTTTTAGTATGGAATACAGTATACAAAGTCATTTCAAGAAtgcttgaagaaaatgaaaaatatagacaCAGGCTGAAATGCCAAAGGTTATCTAGTGAAA GCTCAAATTATACAAGATGA